AAAAAGCATCATTTTAAAAGATAAGTTTGTGCTGAAAGAAGGCAATTAGGAGAGAGCAGATGGATAAGGAAGAGCATAGAAAATTTTTGGAAGATTTGGAGTGGAAGAGGAAACATCACTCGGAATTGCTGGAGAAGTATCCAGACATGTGGGTGGCTATTGTGGATAAGAAAGTCGTATCTGCAGGTAAGGACTTGGGAAAGGTGGAGAGTGAAGCGGAAAAGAAGACGGGTATAGAGCGAAAAAAAATACCGGTATCATTTGTTGAAAGCGGAGCCCATATCTATGATCAGATTATTCTTTGAATCGTTTACGGATAAAGAGATTGAAGAAAGAGTTGGAGAAGACTATGAGATTATTCGACTTACATCTCATATCCGATTCCGAACACCAACTGGGTGGTCAAAGATATATGACGCAATAGTTGATACCGGTGCTCATACCCCTGTTATTCCTTTTAACATTTGGAATGACTTAGATATAGACGTGATGGCAAATTATGAGCTCAAAGGTTTGAATCCAAGACGAGAGTGTGCCATACCTTCAATCATCGGTAAAGTTGTTTGTATTTTGTTGGATGACCAGGGAAATCAAAGTGAAGAAATTGAGACCACTTCATTTCTGGCATATACGGATAAAGTTCCGCTTATTGTAGAGTTCAAAAACGTGCTTCCTAAGTTTAAGGTCTGCTTTAATTATGCAAATGGAGATGCTTACTTAATGGAGGAAAACGAATGGAAGATCGATTGAAAGCACTTGAAATCGCCATGGAACGTGAACGGGAAGCCAAAGCGTTTTATTTGGACGCACGTGAGAAGATTACCAACGCCTACGCACAAGATATGTTTCACTCGTTCGCAAAAGAGGAAGAGAAGCATCTGGAAAAGGTCAAGGAAGTGTACAAAAAGCTCAAAAAAGAGCTGAAATGGCCAAGACTGATAACCTCTATCGGTGATGTGGTGAAGACCAAAGCGGTTTTCCCGAGAGAGCTGGAAGAGCTGACTATGACCAAACAGGATGTTGAGGTGAGTTTGGGCATCATAAAACTAGGCTTGGAACGGGAGGAACAAAGCATTAAATTTTATCACGAGCTGGCAGAGAAAGCCACCGATCCTTTTGAAAATCGGTTCTTTATCGCGCTTGAACATGAGGAGCGCGGCCATTATCTCACGCTCTGGGACTACCGCGAGTACCTTGAGGATCCTGAAGGCTGGTTCGCCATGAAAGAGGGCTTCCGGCTGGATGCCGGGTAATCGTTCGTGATCGATGGTCACCCTTTTCGGTATCTCTGGCAGCCCCCGCAGGGCGGCAACCGCGTGGATCATCCAGGAAGCGCTCCGGTACGCCGAGGCGAACTGGCATGCGGAAACGCGGTATTTCTCGGTCCGTGGCAAACAGATCAATTTCTGCATCCACTGTGACCACTGTATTCGCAAAGGGAGCTGCGTGCACGAGGATGCGATGCAGCAGGTTTACGAAGGCTTCGCGTGGGCGGACGCGGTACTCATAGGTACGCCGGTGTATCAGGGCACGCTCAGCGGTCAGACGAAGGTCGTACTCGATCGTATGCGCGCATTCGCAGCAGGCAACCCGCACGGACTCCGTAACAAAGTGGGCGCGGCGGTTGCTGACGGCGGTGATCGTATCGGTGGTCAGGAGATCGCGATCCGTGCCATTACCGACTTTTACGTCATCAACGAGATGCTACCCGCGGGTGGCGGTGCGTTCGGTGCCAACCTCGGTGCGACCTTCTGGTCCCGGGACAAGGGTGCGGAGGGTGTTGCAGCAGATGAGGACGGTCTGAGGAGTCTTCATAAGACCGTCAATCGGCTCATGACCGTTTGCCAACTGATCAAGGAGGGCGGGCCGCGCGTATGAGGGAGCACGTCCGTATCGCCTGGGGTATCACCGGCTCGGGCGACAAGATCATCGAGACGGTCGAGCTCATGGAGCGCCTCACCCGTGAGCACAACCTTGAGGTGCACGTGTATCTCTCGAAAGAGGGTAAGGTGGTCTTGCAGTTTTATAAGCTCTTGACCGCGGTGCAGGAGCGATTTTCGAAGGTGAGTCTCGAAAAGGGGCCGAATGCACCCTTCCTCTCCGGTAAGCTCCAGTTAGGCATCTACGATTTCGTGTTAATCGCGCCCGCAACGGCAAATACCGTGGCCAAGATCGCCTACGGCATCGCGGATTCGCTCATCACCAATTCCGCGGCACAGGCGGTCAAAGCGTATGTTCCCGTCTACATCTTCCCGGTGGACCAGAAAGAGGGCGAGATCGTCACGAAGCTACCCGACGGCCGGGATCTGAAGTTGCGTATGCGGAAAGCGGACGTAGAGAACGTGGAGCGACTCCGGCGCATGGAAGGGATCTACGTCCTGGAGCGTGTCGAAGCGATCGAGGACGTGGTGAAGAAGTTCATGACGATGCGAACAGCCTAACGTAACGAGCACAGGTTTCTACGGTACGGTCTCCGCTGCTCGATTCACTTTTGAATCAGTTGGTCATTATGGTATGCGAACTTATTTTTAGGGTGTGGTAAAAGTGGTAGGTTTTATATAGTCCGGCAAAGAACGTCATGAGAAGTAGCGCACGGAAATACAGCACGGCGATCGATGACTCATCGCGTTAAGCGGTTTTGTGTGATGCTCAGTGCCGATTCACTGATGGCGCTTTTTACCAGATCCCACCTGCAAGGACAGAAGGGAGTAGCTACGGTATGGGAAGAGTGAGGTAACAGATGGTAACAAAAGAGTTAGAAGTGTTGCTGAAAGAGGAGCGGGTTTTTAGACCCTCCGCCGAGATGGTCGAGCGGAGCAACATCACGAAATGGATGGCCGAGCACGAAATCGGGAGCTACGAGGAGTTGCTCGACAAAGCACAGGATATAGACTGGTACTGGAGCGAGGTGGCGAAGGAGCTCGATTGGTACAAGCCGTGGAGTAAGGTGCTCGATGATCGCGAGGCGCCGTTCTACAAGTGGTTCATTGACGGTAAG
The DNA window shown above is from Methanomicrobia archaeon and carries:
- a CDS encoding flavodoxin family protein, which encodes MVTLFGISGSPRRAATAWIIQEALRYAEANWHAETRYFSVRGKQINFCIHCDHCIRKGSCVHEDAMQQVYEGFAWADAVLIGTPVYQGTLSGQTKVVLDRMRAFAAGNPHGLRNKVGAAVADGGDRIGGQEIAIRAITDFYVINEMLPAGGGAFGANLGATFWSRDKGAEGVAADEDGLRSLHKTVNRLMTVCQLIKEGGPRV
- the afpA gene encoding archaeoflavoprotein AfpA; this encodes MREHVRIAWGITGSGDKIIETVELMERLTREHNLEVHVYLSKEGKVVLQFYKLLTAVQERFSKVSLEKGPNAPFLSGKLQLGIYDFVLIAPATANTVAKIAYGIADSLITNSAAQAVKAYVPVYIFPVDQKEGEIVTKLPDGRDLKLRMRKADVENVERLRRMEGIYVLERVEAIEDVVKKFMTMRTA